One genomic window of Verrucomicrobiota bacterium includes the following:
- a CDS encoding tetratricopeptide repeat protein encodes MLTTKKRVGKPELLFLLLAMLLGLGGCTPPGPRALLDGEQLIQSEKYGEAIEQLRKATALMPNHAQAWNHLGLAYHKANLPREAGESYRKALAVTGGNLAPARYNLGCLLLEQNRAADAANEFTTYTLLQPKSTDGWLMLGTAHCRARRGDEAEKAFKQAALLNPKLAAAWNGMGMATMFQRNKVREANNYFTTALQIQPDYRPALLNLAVVQHVYLSNRVAALPYYQRYLAASGPRPYDYDVVAGVIRQIEHEMAPPPPKPLVTNSPPPTISVGKPTPTNSIPVTTVSTNRPSALPVREVAKTNAVVLFSPPPPVVVRPTANVDLQPMPPAKPPEPVVRVVTPPSSPVKPEAAKPSVTDLVDVPAKNNTAAMVEPARMETPGVKRYTYQRPTKPVAGDRKSALTFFSAGIKAHRDKRWTEALQGYEAAIRADPVLYEAHYNAGLVAIELSDLPRAFLAFETALALNADAAEARASLASALQQGGFFADAAEELERALQANLLDTRARLQVANLYAQHLGRPAKAREHYLELLKQEPQHPQSPAIRHWLMQNQ; translated from the coding sequence ATGCTGACCACAAAAAAACGGGTCGGAAAGCCGGAATTGTTATTCCTGCTTTTGGCCATGCTGTTGGGCCTCGGTGGATGCACTCCGCCAGGGCCGCGCGCGCTGCTGGATGGAGAACAGTTGATTCAATCCGAAAAATACGGCGAGGCGATTGAACAATTGCGCAAAGCCACCGCCTTGATGCCCAACCATGCGCAGGCATGGAACCACCTTGGGCTGGCCTACCACAAGGCGAACCTGCCACGCGAGGCAGGTGAATCGTACCGCAAAGCACTGGCGGTGACCGGTGGGAACCTTGCGCCCGCCCGCTACAATCTGGGCTGTTTGTTGCTTGAACAGAATCGTGCCGCCGATGCGGCCAACGAGTTCACCACCTATACGTTGTTGCAACCCAAGTCCACGGATGGTTGGTTGATGCTGGGCACGGCCCATTGTCGTGCCCGGCGCGGGGATGAAGCCGAAAAGGCGTTCAAGCAGGCGGCATTGCTGAACCCGAAACTGGCTGCCGCCTGGAATGGCATGGGCATGGCGACCATGTTCCAACGCAACAAAGTCCGGGAGGCGAATAATTATTTCACCACCGCCCTCCAGATACAGCCGGATTACCGGCCCGCGCTGCTTAACCTTGCGGTTGTGCAGCATGTTTATCTCAGCAATCGCGTGGCGGCGCTGCCCTATTATCAGCGTTACCTTGCGGCCAGTGGCCCGCGTCCTTATGATTATGATGTCGTTGCCGGCGTCATTCGGCAAATCGAACATGAAATGGCCCCGCCGCCGCCCAAGCCGCTGGTGACCAACAGCCCACCCCCCACCATATCTGTGGGCAAGCCAACGCCGACCAATTCCATCCCGGTCACGACCGTTTCAACGAATCGCCCTTCCGCGCTTCCAGTCCGTGAAGTTGCCAAGACCAATGCGGTGGTGCTATTTTCTCCTCCCCCTCCCGTGGTCGTTCGCCCGACAGCGAATGTGGACCTCCAGCCAATGCCACCTGCCAAGCCGCCTGAGCCGGTGGTTCGCGTTGTTACTCCGCCGTCCTCGCCAGTTAAACCTGAAGCAGCCAAGCCCTCCGTGACTGATCTGGTTGACGTGCCCGCCAAAAACAATACTGCCGCCATGGTCGAGCCAGCGCGGATGGAAACACCCGGTGTAAAGCGCTATACGTATCAGCGTCCCACTAAACCGGTGGCGGGGGATCGAAAATCAGCGCTAACGTTCTTTTCTGCTGGCATCAAGGCGCACCGGGACAAGCGCTGGACCGAGGCGCTCCAGGGCTATGAGGCAGCCATTCGGGCTGATCCCGTTTTGTATGAGGCGCACTATAATGCCGGTTTGGTGGCGATCGAATTGAGTGATTTACCCCGCGCTTTTCTCGCGTTTGAAACCGCGCTGGCGCTTAATGCAGACGCGGCGGAGGCGCGAGCCAGCCTCGCTTCAGCGTTGCAACAAGGTGGATTTTTTGCGGATGCCGCCGAGGAGCTGGAGCGCGCACTTCAGGCTAACCTGCTGGATACGCGCGCCCGCTTGCAAGTGGCTAATTTATACGCCCAGCATTTGGGGCGACCCGCCAAGGCGCGGGAGCATTACTTGGAACTTCTGAAGCAGGAACCACAGCATCCTCAAAGTCCGGCTATCCGCCATTGGTTGATGCAAAATCAATAG
- a CDS encoding CvpA family protein, whose product MNLDEISGNWFDVVVVLVMLAGLWRGYKRGLSEEMLGILPWLAGVMMGGKYYGVMADLLAPATRQRAVYNSILGYLIILILILLGFALIKKVVGQKPVSSELFGRSEHLLGMLSGLTRYLCIVVAVLAILNAIVYSPQEIAAQRVDENAPSGSPALPGFAVVHYQIMQESAIVLFMQQHLSTLLITPVTTAEAPKRDNLRKRVEKELNRVIENK is encoded by the coding sequence ATGAATTTGGACGAAATCTCGGGTAATTGGTTTGATGTGGTCGTCGTGCTGGTCATGTTGGCGGGACTGTGGCGTGGCTATAAGCGCGGATTGTCTGAGGAGATGCTTGGCATTTTGCCTTGGCTGGCTGGCGTGATGATGGGTGGTAAATACTATGGAGTTATGGCAGATTTATTGGCTCCTGCCACGCGTCAGCGTGCCGTCTATAACAGCATTCTTGGGTATCTCATCATCCTGATTCTCATTTTACTGGGGTTTGCCTTGATTAAAAAGGTGGTGGGACAAAAGCCGGTAAGTAGTGAATTGTTCGGACGCTCGGAGCATCTTTTGGGAATGCTGTCCGGCCTGACGCGATACTTGTGCATCGTGGTGGCGGTGCTGGCAATTTTGAATGCGATTGTGTATTCACCCCAAGAGATTGCCGCCCAGCGGGTGGATGAGAATGCTCCGTCGGGAAGTCCGGCTTTGCCTGGCTTTGCGGTCGTGCATTACCAAATCATGCAGGAATCCGCAATCGTCCTGTTTATGCAACAACACTTGAGCACCTTGTTGATCACTCCGGTAACTACCGCCGAGGCGCCCAAGCGTGACAATCTGCGCAAACGAGTTGAAAAAGAACTCAATCGGGTGATTGAGAATAAATAA
- the smc gene encoding chromosome segregation protein SMC translates to MFSARNMYLKNLTVLGFKSFADKTTMNFQPGVTAIVGPNGCGKSNVSDSIRWVLGEQSAKALRGGEMADVIFNGTDGRKPLGMAEVSLTIGGCEEAHLKAAGIEVAYNEVTVTRRVFRDGSSEYFINRTLCRLKDIQQLFMGTGMGRASYSIMAQGNITQILSSKPEDRRLVFEEAAGITKFKSQKKECLRKLEATDQNLLRVEDLIKEVKRQIGSLQRQAGKARRYKQLMMELQHLDTQLARHQFDVLQTEIRERRETAEKLRVEIEVCSEGLLRRESELTQLRERLSELEHEISQAQQKGLELKGQSERHESRIQFNQERLRELESQNSKAMGDIAQAEERTLAAEQELTAVSERLALSEVAVDQYRNAVEERRAALTDVESELRERLESLRQAQTDAFSAAQQLSRVRNELNALDLQKQGNTVRLEKLSAEKIQLEEERVRLEQRLAQFAANMEQERQNVLTQRGTVEERLQRLKEIQQEMILIVQDLDSVLRQQAEQRSKLHVLEQLEDSHEGFGAGAQAALKQSAAVLGSLVDHVRVPNEHVVAVESALGHHLQLVLTEHPESAHQILDDLRNNKRGKASIAALALHTAIGTMDAEALAGDQPGRAAISVIEADDIVKPLLQGLLGQTRIVPDLATATQAWRDCHGRFDFVTATGELLSRHGVFTGGYTNGAGKGPSSILGRKNQIAELKSSLALLQEQSNETSRSKGALQAEQTALQAGLQQAQTELRAQEVSVATHQGEINALHNSHRVLNQKVETVMYEIQSLAAQEQEGMQKRTNLATQLQTMEEREQSLQAQVAELNNGLETLRQQRDAATAAVMESKVALAAEEQLCASLGRQRGPLEQRIREMKQLSGQRQSEMGEFVNRKAQADAENEDSRRQIDRLQHEREVVNAQAAQLMAQKSERETDVMRREEDLRGERKRLADVQQHRSTIDVELAQKEMAVQNLRERIQQKYQIALDSIQSECITITYADEGPAKVETLTPEQMSASGAGTDWNAVAEQVTSLQQRLDEMGPVNLVAIEEYEETEQRYKFLSTQHEDLVKAKEQLADVINRINTQTKEMFVETFNKIRENFRNLFVEVFNGGKADLILVDENDVLESGIDIVARPPGKQLQSISLLSGGEQTMTAVALLFSIYQVKPSPFCVLDELDAPLDESNINRFIRVLQRFLTLSQFIIITHNKRTIGMADVLYGVTMQEQGVSKIVSVKFHKASDQTTDPKSEPLEKPVSVPAVTNEDTVKPKQETMEVVMVK, encoded by the coding sequence ATGTTTTCTGCACGTAACATGTACCTGAAGAATTTGACAGTATTGGGGTTCAAGTCCTTTGCGGACAAGACCACGATGAACTTCCAGCCCGGAGTGACCGCGATTGTCGGCCCCAATGGGTGTGGCAAGTCCAATGTGTCGGACTCAATCCGTTGGGTATTAGGCGAGCAATCAGCCAAAGCCTTGCGTGGCGGTGAGATGGCCGACGTTATTTTTAACGGCACGGACGGTCGCAAACCGTTGGGTATGGCTGAGGTGTCGCTTACCATCGGCGGTTGCGAAGAAGCGCATTTGAAGGCTGCCGGAATTGAAGTGGCCTATAATGAGGTCACGGTCACCCGCCGGGTATTCCGCGATGGAAGCAGCGAATATTTCATTAACCGCACCCTCTGCCGGCTTAAGGACATTCAACAGCTTTTCATGGGCACCGGGATGGGCCGGGCGAGTTACAGCATCATGGCCCAAGGCAATATCACCCAGATATTGTCCAGCAAGCCGGAAGATCGGCGGTTGGTGTTTGAAGAGGCCGCCGGCATCACCAAGTTCAAGTCGCAGAAGAAGGAGTGCTTGCGCAAGCTGGAAGCCACCGATCAGAACCTGTTGCGGGTCGAAGACCTCATCAAGGAAGTCAAACGCCAGATTGGCTCCCTGCAACGTCAGGCGGGCAAGGCGCGCCGATATAAACAGTTGATGATGGAATTGCAGCATCTGGACACCCAACTGGCACGCCACCAGTTTGATGTATTGCAGACGGAGATTCGCGAGCGCCGGGAAACGGCGGAGAAATTGCGCGTGGAAATCGAGGTTTGTTCGGAAGGATTACTGCGGCGGGAGTCCGAACTGACCCAGTTGCGCGAACGATTATCCGAACTCGAACACGAAATCAGCCAGGCCCAGCAGAAGGGACTTGAACTCAAAGGGCAATCCGAACGGCATGAAAGCCGGATCCAGTTCAATCAGGAACGGCTGCGCGAATTGGAATCGCAAAACTCCAAGGCGATGGGTGACATTGCCCAGGCGGAGGAACGAACGCTGGCCGCAGAACAGGAACTGACGGCGGTGAGCGAGCGGTTGGCTCTTTCGGAAGTGGCGGTGGATCAGTACCGCAACGCCGTTGAAGAGCGGCGCGCCGCATTGACCGATGTCGAGAGTGAATTGCGTGAGCGACTGGAATCGCTGCGCCAGGCGCAGACCGATGCCTTCAGTGCCGCCCAACAGCTTTCGCGTGTACGCAACGAACTCAACGCACTGGACCTGCAAAAACAGGGTAACACCGTGCGATTGGAAAAGCTTTCCGCCGAAAAAATCCAACTGGAAGAGGAGCGGGTGCGGCTGGAACAGCGGTTGGCACAATTTGCCGCCAACATGGAACAGGAACGGCAAAATGTCCTCACCCAGCGTGGCACCGTGGAGGAACGTCTGCAACGGCTCAAAGAAATCCAGCAGGAAATGATTTTGATCGTACAGGATTTGGATAGCGTGCTGCGCCAGCAGGCGGAACAACGCTCCAAACTCCATGTATTGGAACAATTGGAAGATTCGCACGAAGGCTTTGGGGCCGGCGCGCAGGCGGCCTTGAAGCAATCTGCCGCTGTACTGGGCTCGCTGGTGGATCACGTGCGCGTGCCCAATGAACATGTGGTCGCCGTGGAATCCGCCTTGGGCCACCATCTGCAACTGGTGTTGACCGAGCACCCGGAGTCCGCACACCAGATTCTGGACGACCTGCGCAACAACAAGCGCGGCAAGGCCAGCATCGCGGCACTCGCGTTGCACACCGCCATCGGGACAATGGATGCCGAGGCATTGGCGGGGGACCAGCCGGGCCGCGCCGCCATCAGTGTCATCGAGGCGGATGACATCGTCAAACCGCTGTTGCAAGGACTTCTGGGACAGACGCGCATCGTGCCGGATTTGGCAACGGCCACCCAGGCCTGGCGTGATTGCCATGGCCGGTTTGATTTCGTCACCGCCACCGGCGAATTATTGAGCCGCCACGGTGTTTTCACTGGTGGCTACACCAACGGTGCGGGCAAAGGACCATCCTCAATCCTAGGCCGCAAAAACCAGATTGCCGAATTGAAGAGCAGCCTGGCGCTCCTGCAGGAGCAGAGCAACGAGACAAGCCGAAGCAAGGGTGCCCTCCAGGCGGAGCAAACCGCGCTGCAGGCGGGTCTGCAGCAGGCGCAAACCGAACTGCGCGCACAAGAGGTATCCGTGGCCACCCATCAGGGCGAAATCAATGCCCTGCATAATTCGCATCGCGTGCTCAACCAAAAGGTCGAGACGGTGATGTACGAGATTCAGAGCCTGGCCGCGCAGGAGCAGGAAGGTATGCAGAAGCGCACCAATCTGGCGACGCAATTACAGACGATGGAAGAGCGCGAGCAGTCGCTGCAAGCGCAGGTGGCGGAATTGAACAACGGTTTGGAGACGTTGCGGCAACAGCGTGACGCAGCCACGGCGGCAGTCATGGAATCCAAAGTAGCGTTGGCCGCCGAGGAACAGTTGTGCGCGTCGCTGGGCAGACAGCGCGGGCCGTTGGAGCAGCGGATCCGGGAAATGAAGCAATTGTCAGGACAACGGCAGTCCGAAATGGGCGAATTCGTCAACCGCAAGGCGCAGGCCGATGCGGAAAATGAGGATTCGCGCCGCCAAATTGACCGCCTGCAGCATGAGCGGGAAGTGGTCAACGCCCAAGCGGCCCAGTTAATGGCGCAAAAGAGCGAACGGGAAACGGATGTCATGCGCCGGGAGGAAGATTTGCGCGGGGAACGTAAACGGCTTGCGGATGTGCAGCAGCATCGCAGCACCATTGACGTGGAACTGGCCCAGAAAGAAATGGCCGTGCAGAATCTGCGCGAACGCATCCAGCAGAAATACCAGATAGCCCTCGACAGCATCCAAAGCGAATGCATCACCATCACCTATGCGGATGAAGGCCCGGCCAAAGTGGAAACCTTGACTCCAGAACAGATGTCAGCCTCTGGTGCGGGCACCGATTGGAATGCGGTGGCCGAGCAAGTGACGTCCCTCCAACAGCGGCTGGATGAGATGGGCCCCGTCAACCTGGTCGCCATCGAGGAGTACGAGGAAACCGAGCAGCGCTACAAATTCCTCAGCACCCAGCATGAGGACTTGGTGAAAGCCAAAGAGCAACTGGCGGATGTGATCAACCGCATCAACACCCAGACCAAGGAAATGTTCGTGGAAACCTTCAACAAGATTCGCGAAAATTTCCGCAATCTGTTCGTCGAGGTGTTCAATGGCGGCAAGGCGGATCTCATTCTGGTGGACGAGAACGATGTGTTGGAAAGCGGCATTGACATTGTGGCGCGCCCGCCTGGCAAGCAACTGCAAAGCATTTCACTTCTCTCTGGCGGTGAGCAAACCATGACCGCGGTGGCGCTGCTATTCTCGATCTACCAGGTGAAGCCGAGCCCCTTCTGCGTGCTGGACGAGTTGGACGCGCCGCTGGACGAATCCAACATCAATCGTTTCATCCGGGTGTTGCAGCGGTTCCTGACCCTGTCGCAATTCATCATCATCACCCACAACAAACGCACCATCGGCATGGCGGATGTGCTGTACGGGGTCACGATGCAGGAGCAGGGCGTCAGCAAGATCGTCAGCGTCAAGTTCCACAAGGCCAGTGATCAGACCACCGATCCCAAGAGCGAACCGTTGGAAAAACCGGTGTCAGTCCCAGCGGTGACCAATGAAGACACGGTAAAACCCAAGCAAGAGACCATGGAAGTGGTGATGGTGAAGTAA
- a CDS encoding peptide ABC transporter substrate-binding protein produces MPNTERNPNAECRKGGAGQESGIGSKALKSPTGFGFGFRFSGFFRTSDFGLQIYSKLVRLLTSAATKSIALLAVLAVLLLTACGSRAPRADLIILNGAEPESLDPALFTAQPDGRVIGALFDGLTRYDPKTGDPIPGLAERWEITPDGRTYTFHLRSNLVWSTGEPITAADVVYSWRRLADPVNGAGYSSSLYQVKNAEEIISGKIKDASRLGIQAVDARTVRVELTCPAAFFLDLCAYRPLAVVPRQAIEKYGDQWLMRPPVPVSGPYLLEYWRIHDRIRLRKNPRYWDAANTRSETVDILPVESPTTALNLFISGQADIIWDKGLIPSELLDALRPKPYYHAFDYLGSYFVRMNVTQGPLKDVRVRQALALAVDKRTIVDKITRGGETIATSFTPTSTRNYTPPTGLGFDPARARQLLAAAGYPGGKGLPTLTYLINTSRQHEQIAIELKEMWRRELGVLVEIRQTEFKVYLAEQDKLNYDLCRASWVGDYNDVNTFLDCFLSQNGNNRTGWKNARYDELVHQANLEVNRERRAALMRQAETLLVETEPPIIPLYFYKGITFFDPQRIQGIYFNVIDEHPIAAIWNTRPLARP; encoded by the coding sequence ATGCCGAATACCGAAAGAAATCCGAATGCCGAATGCCGAAAGGGTGGCGCGGGACAGGAGTCGGGAATTGGAAGTAAGGCGTTGAAATCTCCAACCGGGTTCGGTTTCGGCTTTCGATTTTCGGGCTTCTTTCGGACTTCGGATTTCGGGCTTCAGATTTATTCCAAGCTGGTCCGCCTCCTTACCTCGGCGGCTACCAAGTCTATTGCCTTACTCGCAGTCCTGGCCGTCCTCCTGCTCACCGCTTGCGGTTCCCGTGCTCCTCGAGCGGACCTGATCATCCTGAACGGCGCGGAGCCGGAATCGCTCGATCCCGCTCTGTTCACTGCGCAACCCGATGGCCGGGTGATTGGCGCGCTGTTCGATGGCCTGACCCGTTACGATCCCAAGACCGGCGATCCGATTCCCGGATTAGCCGAGCGCTGGGAGATCACCCCGGATGGCCGCACCTATACGTTTCATCTGCGCTCGAACCTCGTGTGGTCCACCGGCGAGCCGATCACCGCTGCGGATGTCGTCTATTCCTGGCGGCGACTGGCCGATCCGGTCAACGGCGCCGGTTATTCCAGCTCGCTGTATCAGGTGAAGAATGCGGAAGAAATCATTTCCGGTAAAATCAAAGACGCCAGCCGCCTGGGCATTCAGGCCGTGGATGCGCGCACCGTGCGCGTCGAATTGACCTGCCCGGCCGCCTTCTTTCTGGACCTCTGCGCTTACCGTCCGCTGGCCGTCGTGCCGCGTCAAGCCATCGAGAAGTATGGCGACCAATGGCTGATGCGCCCGCCCGTCCCCGTGAGCGGCCCCTATCTGTTGGAGTACTGGCGCATTCACGACCGCATCCGCCTGCGCAAGAATCCGCGCTACTGGGATGCCGCCAACACCCGCAGCGAGACGGTGGACATCCTGCCGGTGGAATCCCCGACCACTGCGCTGAACCTGTTCATCTCCGGCCAGGCGGATATTATCTGGGATAAAGGCTTGATCCCCTCCGAGCTGCTCGATGCCTTGCGCCCAAAACCGTATTACCACGCCTTTGATTACCTCGGAAGTTACTTTGTGCGGATGAACGTCACGCAGGGTCCGCTCAAAGATGTGCGCGTCCGGCAAGCCTTGGCGCTGGCGGTGGATAAGCGCACCATCGTGGATAAGATCACGCGCGGCGGCGAAACCATTGCCACGTCATTCACGCCCACCAGCACGCGCAATTACACCCCGCCCACCGGCTTGGGGTTTGATCCCGCCCGCGCCCGGCAGTTGCTGGCGGCCGCCGGATACCCGGGCGGCAAAGGGTTGCCGACGCTCACGTATCTCATCAACACCTCGCGCCAGCACGAGCAAATCGCCATCGAACTGAAGGAAATGTGGCGGCGCGAACTCGGCGTGCTGGTGGAAATCCGGCAGACGGAGTTCAAGGTGTACCTGGCGGAACAGGACAAACTCAACTACGACCTTTGCCGGGCAAGCTGGGTGGGCGATTACAACGACGTGAACACCTTCCTGGATTGTTTCCTCAGCCAGAACGGCAATAACCGCACGGGCTGGAAGAATGCGCGCTACGATGAACTGGTTCACCAGGCCAACCTGGAAGTCAATCGCGAGCGCCGCGCCGCCCTGATGCGGCAGGCCGAAACCCTGCTGGTGGAGACCGAACCGCCCATCATCCCGCTCTACTTCTACAAGGGCATCACCTTCTTCGACCCCCAGCGCATCCAGGGCATTTACTTCAACGTCATTGACGAGCACCCGATCGCGGCCATTTGGAACACCCGTCCGCTGGCCCGGCCCTGA
- a CDS encoding glycoside hydrolase encodes MKIGTLWHSAVLALFLQTAGTQAQMVVNGGFESGMNGWRAWSRTSGGISVQLDSKNFHSGQSALRLQHTGLEDWSLEPTFNGAVKPGDLIDLECWVRMTSEGEARLCAAMWDAAGKNVAWSAGERRAAKTPEWQLVKTRIVIPANVARMQPRLIGHGKVELQVDDYAVTGKGNLLALRPANLPGELTLRNAALEVSFNTTNATLSVLDRKAGRTWTQRPFATDCILKTAAVKDGRLLCSLYHGGTGLDISATMQLNGARPELTVELAAQGEMTSTLRFPHPFAGQPGDYLVVPMNEGISYPVDDPTIQPMSLIAYGGHGICMGFYGVTDGVRGQMAILESQDDVTIRIERVEGRLAIVPQWDPQRQQFGYTRKLRYVFFDQGGHVAMAKRYRAHAKQTGLLKTLAEKRQFNPNVDQLIGAVNVWCWDKDSLSIVRDMKAAGMDRILWSNRQSAENLKALNALDVLTSRYDIYQDVMAATNFPRLRYIHSDWTTNAWPKDIILDRNGRWIPGWGVEARDGTMISCGVICDKQALPYARERMPAELATHPYHGRFIDTTTAAPWHECYHPDHPMTRTESKQAKMALLRYVSEDSKLVTGCETGHDASVPYLHFFEGMMSLGPYRVPDSGRKMQVIWTNVPPNVAKFQLGHDYRLPLWELVYHDCVVSYWYWGDYNNKLPALWDKRDLFNILYGVPPMFMFDKRYYEQNRARFVQSYQNTCPTIRKIGYQEMTDHRFLTQDRAVQQTAFANGTVVTVNFGNTPYTLPGGEVVKAMGFRVKE; translated from the coding sequence ATGAAAATTGGCACACTTTGGCACTCGGCTGTCCTGGCATTATTCCTTCAGACGGCTGGCACGCAGGCGCAGATGGTCGTCAATGGCGGGTTTGAGTCTGGAATGAACGGTTGGCGGGCTTGGTCGCGCACTTCCGGCGGCATCTCCGTGCAACTGGATTCCAAGAACTTCCACAGCGGACAATCCGCGCTGCGGCTGCAGCACACCGGCTTGGAGGATTGGAGCCTGGAACCGACGTTCAACGGGGCCGTCAAGCCCGGCGACCTCATTGATCTGGAATGCTGGGTGCGGATGACCAGCGAGGGTGAGGCCAGGCTGTGCGCCGCCATGTGGGATGCGGCGGGCAAGAATGTCGCGTGGTCCGCCGGGGAACGCCGCGCCGCCAAAACACCCGAGTGGCAGTTAGTGAAAACCCGGATCGTCATCCCCGCCAATGTCGCGCGGATGCAGCCGCGCCTGATCGGCCATGGGAAAGTGGAATTGCAGGTGGACGATTATGCGGTGACGGGCAAAGGCAACCTGCTGGCGTTGCGTCCGGCGAACCTGCCGGGAGAATTGACGCTGCGCAACGCGGCCCTGGAGGTTTCGTTCAACACCACGAATGCAACGCTCAGCGTGCTCGACCGCAAGGCGGGCCGGACCTGGACGCAGCGACCGTTTGCCACCGATTGCATCCTGAAGACGGCGGCCGTGAAAGACGGGCGGTTGCTGTGCAGTCTGTATCATGGCGGCACGGGACTCGATATCAGCGCCACGATGCAGTTGAATGGAGCGCGCCCGGAATTGACGGTGGAACTGGCGGCACAAGGGGAGATGACCAGCACGTTGCGTTTCCCGCATCCCTTCGCCGGTCAGCCGGGGGATTACCTGGTGGTGCCCATGAATGAGGGGATTTCTTATCCGGTGGATGATCCCACCATCCAGCCGATGAGCCTGATCGCCTACGGCGGGCACGGCATCTGCATGGGATTCTACGGCGTGACCGATGGCGTGCGCGGGCAGATGGCCATCCTGGAATCGCAGGATGATGTGACGATCCGCATCGAACGGGTGGAGGGCCGGCTCGCCATCGTGCCGCAATGGGATCCGCAGCGGCAACAGTTCGGTTACACGCGCAAGTTGCGCTACGTTTTCTTTGACCAAGGCGGGCATGTGGCCATGGCCAAGCGCTACCGCGCTCATGCGAAGCAGACCGGGCTGCTCAAGACGCTGGCGGAAAAGCGGCAGTTTAATCCCAACGTGGATCAGTTGATTGGCGCGGTGAATGTCTGGTGCTGGGACAAGGATTCCCTGTCCATCGTCCGCGACATGAAGGCGGCCGGGATGGACCGCATACTCTGGAGCAACCGGCAATCGGCGGAGAATCTGAAGGCGTTGAACGCGCTGGATGTGCTGACCAGCCGCTACGACATATACCAGGATGTGATGGCCGCCACCAATTTCCCGCGGCTGCGATATATTCACAGCGATTGGACCACCAACGCCTGGCCGAAGGACATCATCCTGGACCGCAATGGCCGCTGGATCCCCGGCTGGGGCGTGGAGGCCAGGGATGGCACCATGATTTCCTGCGGCGTGATCTGCGACAAGCAGGCGCTGCCGTACGCGCGCGAGCGCATGCCGGCGGAACTGGCCACGCATCCGTACCACGGGCGCTTCATTGACACCACCACCGCCGCCCCGTGGCATGAATGCTACCACCCGGACCATCCCATGACCCGCACCGAAAGCAAACAGGCCAAGATGGCGCTGCTGCGGTATGTCTCGGAGGACAGCAAGCTGGTGACCGGTTGCGAAACGGGCCATGATGCGTCGGTGCCGTATCTCCATTTCTTTGAGGGCATGATGAGCCTCGGGCCGTACCGCGTGCCGGATTCGGGCCGCAAGATGCAGGTCATCTGGACCAATGTGCCCCCCAACGTGGCCAAGTTCCAGCTCGGGCATGACTATCGCCTGCCGCTTTGGGAGCTGGTGTATCACGACTGCGTCGTCTCGTACTGGTACTGGGGCGATTACAACAACAAACTGCCCGCGCTGTGGGATAAGCGTGATTTGTTCAACATCCTCTACGGCGTGCCGCCCATGTTCATGTTCGACAAACGGTACTACGAACAGAACCGAGCGCGGTTCGTGCAGAGTTATCAAAACACCTGCCCCACCATCCGCAAGATTGGCTACCAGGAGATGACGGATCACCGGTTCCTCACCCAAGACCGCGCCGTGCAACAGACCGCCTTCGCCAACGGGACGGTCGTCACGGTGAACTTCGGCAACACGCCATACACCCTGCCCGGCGGCGAAGTGGTGAAGGCAATGGGTTTCCGCGTGAAGGAGTAA